The genomic interval ATCCGCACAGGAGTTAAAGAAGGTGCAAGATTGCTGGGCGATGCAGTTAATGCGTATAAAGCTGCTTTAACGGTTAGAACTCGCGAGAGTCTGCCTCAGCAATGGGCTATGACCCAGAACAATATGGGGATTGCTTTACGAAATCAAGGAATTCGCACAGGAGGTAAAAAAGGTGCAAAATTGCTGGGCGATGCAGTAGATGCGTACAAAGCTGCTTTAACGGTTAGAACCCGCGAGAGCTTGCCTCAGGACTGGGCTATGACCCAGAACAATATGGGGATTGCTTTACAAGAGCAAGCTTTAGGTTTGAAAAACAAGCTTAGAAGTGATTTGTTACAAAAAGCAGTAAAATCATTTAAAAATGCATTGGAAGTTAGAACATATGAACATCTACCTCTGCAGTGGGCGCAAACCCAGAACAATCTCGCAGGAATATATTCTTTAATGAATGATTGGGCCAATGCCGCCGGATGTTATTGCAATGTGCTAAAAGTATATAAAACTGATAAGACAGCTTATGAAAGAGCTATCTACATATACCATGAGCAGCTTTTTCAGTTTGATAAGGCATACGAGTTATGCTTTAACTGGGTCATAATATTAAAAAATTATGCTGAGTCATCAAAAAGTGAATTCATTGAAAATAATTTTACTACTGCCCGTTTTGATAAAGCAGAAGAACTCCTGACAGAATTACTTCCTAAATTAAGCCCAAACAACTTTCTTTACGCACCTCTATGTGCCATCGAAATCGCAAACCTGATAGCACTCAAAAAAGCCGAAGTAGTTTCCGGTAAAATAGATGCACTTATTTCTGCAATTAAACAACAACCTGAGGATTACACCATAGGCTGGACTTTTAACGGTACAAAACACTTCATAGAAAACTCAGAACAGCTGAAACCAGATAGTAAATGGCTTATATCTTTTTTTGAAGCTTTAGAAAACCCAAGTCGGAATGCCATAGTTAAAGGCTTGCAGGATGTTCAGAAGGAATTTAATAAAAAAAATAGGAGCCTGATTTAAATATTTATTGTTCATTTCAGCTGTTAAAATTATTTAATTATTTTTACGTTATACCATTCTACCACGTCATACCGGCGAAGGCCGGTATCCAGTATATTTAATAAGCCGGGATGACGGTTTGAGTAGTATTTAACAAACCATCTACGTCGGCAACCCTTTATTTTTTCTTCTTCAAAATCCAGGATTTGCCATAAATTTTCAATATTGCAAAATATCTTTTAATAGATTATATCCAATTTCAGAATAATCAGGATATGCAGTTAAAATAATTGAACCTTCTTATGGTCGATATCACAAGACCTGTTAATTGTTCTTTAAGCTATCAGAGGATAAATCATGAACGCTAAACCCAAAACAGGAATTGGAGAGAATACAGAAAGTATAGAATCGAAAAAAGAATATAAAGAAATCCATACACATTCAATAATTCCCGGGTGGGCAACCACCGTATCTGTTGTAAGCGGTTTAGCATTTTTGGTTATTCTGCTTATAATCGCAGTTTTTATTCCTCATCCCACAGATTTTCAAATATTTATCTTTCGTATCATTATTGCGTTAGCTGCTGCTGCTTTTGGCGCTACAATCCCCGGTTTTTTAAAAGTTGATCTACCTGTGGGAAAAAAAGGACTCATAGCAGCCGGTGGAGCAGTCGCTTTTTTTGTACTGATTTATTTCATGAATCCTCCTAAGTTGATTTCAGATACACCACCGCCTCCTGAAATACTGAAACAGTCCCTTGCCGGCTTTATTTTGGATCAGGATGGCGAACCTTTATCCGGAGTAAATGTTACTATTTTAGAATATGAAGTAAGTGACCTTATAAATGGTCAGGGGAAGTTTTCTTTTGAAATTAAAGGTTAAAACAATTCTTCTATTAGGCTGATGGCCCAAAAACAAGGCTTTAAAACACACCGGCAGGATGCTACGCTGGGAAATACCAATTTAAGTTTCAAGATGGAACCAAAACTATGACAAAGAAAGCCTATTTTCATATTTATCTTAAAATCATCCTTTGTCTTATTGTTTATTTAACCATATGCCCGGCTTTACCGGTAATTGCTAAACAGGAGTTGCGGGGCAAGGTTTATATTCTTGGTGAAAATGATAAGCGATTTCCTGTAACAAACACAACCGTCCGCATTCAGAACACTGATGATTCAGATATAACAACAAGCACTGGTAGATTTAGAATTTATTTGCCGGATGTATTCAAGGCAGGAGAAACCGTAACACTGGAAGTGGAAAAGCCAAAGTATCAGATACTCCACCCATTTGCAGGCGAAGTAAGAATACCGGCAAGCTCTTTGAAAGATCCGGTAGAAATTCTTTTGGATAAAGAAGGTTCTCACCGTTTTATGAGCGGCAAGGCATTTGCCTTACTTATAGAAAATATCGCCAATAAACCCAAATCGCAGGTTGAGCCCGTTGATGAACGAAAAGAAGTGGATCTGAGCCGTTATATTAATGAATGGGCTATAAAGTACGGCTTCGGGATTGAGCATGTGCAAGCCGAGTTAGATAAATGGGCTGCGGAAGTTGAAGCGAGGCAAGAGGATTTTTATGAGCTTGCCCTTGCTGCATTTTACAAGAAGAATTTTAAAGAAGCTGCCGACATGTCTTATCAATCGGCAGAAAAATATGAAAAACAATTTGCAGAGCTAAATGAACAGGAAAAAAGAATTAATGAAAAAAAGCAGCAAATAAAAGAAAATATTATCCGTGATTATCGTCTTGCCGGTGATGCTCAATATAATGATTACCGCTTTGAAGAGGCTTTGTCTGCTTATCTGAAAGCTTTGGCTATAGTAAACAAAGATATTGATCCTATAATGTGGGCGTCTTTAATGGATGATATAAGTGCTACATACTGGAATTTGGGGTTTAGGGTAAAAGGAATTGCGTCTCGACAGTATCTTAATAAAGCGTTAGAAGGTCTCCAAGCAATATTAAAAATCTATACGCGCGAGACCTTTGCACACTCATGGGCTATGACTCAGAACAATTTAGGGAATACATTCTCAGAGCAAGGAAAACGTATTGTAGGAGAAGAGGGCGTAAGATTGCTAAATGAGGCGGTTAAAGCGTATAAAGCTGCTTTAACAGTTGTTAGCCGTGAGAGTCTGCCTCAGAAGTGGGCTATGATTATGAACAATTTAGGGCTTACACTTTCAAATATAGGAATACGCACATCAGATAAAGATAGTATAAGACTTTTAAGTGAGGCGGATGAAGCATACAGACTCGCTTTAACTGTTAAAACCCTTGAAAATATGCCTCAAAGCTGGGCTGTAACTATGAACAATATAGGGATTGCACTTAAAGAGCGAGGAATTCGCACTGAAGGAGAAGAGGGTGTGAGATTGTTAAATGAGGCGGTTAAAGCTTATAACTCAGCCTTAATGGTCAGAACCCGTGAGAGCCTACCTCAGGACTGGGCCGTGACTAAATATAATATTGGAAATGCATTAAAAAAACAAGGAATCCGCACAAGAGGAGAGAAAGGGTTAAGTTTGCTATCTGAGGCAGTTAATGCATATAATGACGCTTTAACGGTTTTTACCCGCGAAAGTCTGCCTATGGGCTGGGCTTCGACTCAGAACAATATGGGAAATGCATTAAAAGAACAGGGAATCCGCACAGATGGCATAGAAGGAGCAAGATTGCTGGCCGAGGCAATTAAAGCATATAAAGCTGTTTTAACAGTTGATACTTGCGATAGTGAGTCTCAGGACTGGGCCATGACCCAAAACAATCTCGCAGAAACATACTATTTAATGAATGATTGGGCGAATGCCGTCGAATGCTATTGTAATGTACTCAAGGTCTATCAAAAGTATGATACAGCTTATAATAGAGCTAGCTATATTTACCATGAGCAACTTTTTCAGTTTGATAAGGCATACGAGTTAAGCTATGAGTGGGTTATAAAATTACAGAATGTTACTGGATCATCAAAAAGCATTTTCATTGTAACAAATTTTACTACTGCCCGTTTTGATAAAGCAGAAGAACTCTTGGCGGAATTACTTCCCAAATTGAACCCAAACGATCATCTTTATGCACATTTATGTGCAATTGAAATTGCAAACCTGGTGGCGCTCAAAAAAACCGATATGGTTTCCGGTAAAATAGATGCGCTTATTTCTACAATCAAGCAACAACCGGTCGACTATAAAATAGGCGGAGCTTTTAACGGCACAAAACACTTTATAAAAAATTCGGAACAGCTAAAGCCTGATAGCCAATGGTTACTTTCTTTCTTTGCAGCTATTGAAGACCCGAATCGGGATACAATTATTAAAGGTTTACAGGAAGTTCAGAAGGATTTAAATAAAAACGAAAAACAATAGGTATTTGATTTTAAATATTTATTGTTCTTTTCAAAGTTGGATATAAGGTTTATCATGATTTTCCGGCTGAAAAATTTAATATTGATCATATCATAATCGGTCCTGCAGGTGTGTATGCTGTTGAGACAAAAGCCCGCCAGAAACCGACCACCGGCAATAATCCGATGCCAAAGTTATTTATGACGGGCAAAAGCTTCAATTTCCGGATTGGGTGGATACTAAATCTCTTGAACAGGCTCGCAGGCAAGCCCAATGGCTTTCTAAATGGATAAGCTCTGCAACAGGTGAATCCATTAACGCCCAGCCAGTGGTAGCTTTGCCTGGTTGGTATGTTCAGCGTATATCCCCAAACGGCATTCCGGTAATCAATCCAAAAAATTTCCGATCAGTATTGAGAGCAAGCAAAAGCAAGCCATTAGATAATAGCATGATTACCCGAATTGTCCACCAGATCGATAAATGCTGCCGTGATGTCCAACCTATAGCCAGCGAAGGTCTGGGCGGCAAATCGGGTTTGCCTGATAAAGGGAATAACTGATTAAATAGGAAAGAGGATATGGGGCTGTTTGCAATTAATGCTAATATAGGTTTAATTTACATATACAATTTTCCCTGTATGCACATATTCTGCAATAAGAGATGTCTTATTCTCATACTCTTCCGGTGTTATAGTAATAATGTCGAGAGGAACCATGAATTTCCTGATTGTCCTGATTTCGGCATCTTTTGTCATATCAGCGCGCTTAAAAATATTCTTCCTTTTAAAATCTTCTGAAACAATAATAATGTCGATATCACTTTCTTCCGTTTCTGTGCCTTTAGCCTGTGAACCGAAAATAATAATCTTGGAGATATTTAGTTTTTTTTCTTCTAAGCAATCGAATAAAAATTGGACTACTTCTTCAGCTCTTTTTTGAGCCATTTCAAAACCTCCTTGCTCTGAACAAGTAATGTTTCGGTTTTCCGCTTTGGATAGTCTTTTTGCATTTTTTTCAGATCTTCAGGATAACGTGTCGGAATGCTTGCCCGATTGAGGGAAAAATTATCCGAATTACGATTGAACTAAATATTTATTCACCTATACTATTCTGTCTTGTTTTGTCAGACAAGTGAATCAAGAGAAATAATCTGTATGGATGGAATGTCAGGCAAGCGGACATCGTTGGTAAAAAAATGAGTTGCTCCGGCATCTAATGCCGCGCTGATCTGGATGGCATCCGGTGTGCGGATATTATGGGTGGCTCTGAGCTGTGCAGACTGTTCCGCAATTGCGTTTGAAACTTCCATCGTCATCAGTTTTGAGTTAAGCAGGATGTCCCGGTATTCTGTCGCCAGTTCTCTGTTATTGCTGCGTAGTGGATGCACCAGCACTTCAAGTAAGGTCACGGTTGAAGTGACTACCAGCAAGTCACCTCTGTCCATTGCTTCAAAGAAAAGTTTTACAGTTTCAATGTATGCTGGATTTTCTTCAATAAAATAAATCAGTGGTGCGGTATCGAGACCAACCGTTTTTCCCTTCAATGCATTTATCCATTCCACGATGATCTTTCCTCATCAATATATGCGTTTACGTTAAGACCCTTCCAGATCTCCTTGCCTTTTCCTTTTAGCTCCAAAATGCTACGGGGCTTGGTTTTACCTGCTTTTTTACGAATCAGCGTTGCCATTTCTTCTAAAAGACGTAGTTGATCCGAAAGATTTAATGTTTTTATTTCAGATATGACTTGATTGTAATTTGTTTCCGGCATGATACAAATCCTATTTTTAAGCTTGTTTAAGTTATTTTGTGTTAATAGATCGAGAATTTATTTCTTTTTCGTCTAATTAATCCAATAGAATGAATTTATTTATAAATTGTTTTATGGCTAGTTTTTGCCTTTTCTGCCTCATCGTCCGTATCAATAAACAGATAGACCTGTTTATTCTGATTATATATACTTTAAATAAAAAATCAAAGAAAAGTAGGGGATCGGAAGATATGAAGTTTATTCACCATACATATCTGTTATAAGCTTTCGTAGTTGAGCAGCTTTTGTATCGGATAGCTTATCAATTTTTTTCTTTAATCTTTGCTTGCTGATGGTGCGGATCTGATCAACGGCAATTTCAACATTTTTATTTG from Pseudomonadota bacterium carries:
- a CDS encoding tetratricopeptide repeat protein, whose translation is MTKKAYFHIYLKIILCLIVYLTICPALPVIAKQELRGKVYILGENDKRFPVTNTTVRIQNTDDSDITTSTGRFRIYLPDVFKAGETVTLEVEKPKYQILHPFAGEVRIPASSLKDPVEILLDKEGSHRFMSGKAFALLIENIANKPKSQVEPVDERKEVDLSRYINEWAIKYGFGIEHVQAELDKWAAEVEARQEDFYELALAAFYKKNFKEAADMSYQSAEKYEKQFAELNEQEKRINEKKQQIKENIIRDYRLAGDAQYNDYRFEEALSAYLKALAIVNKDIDPIMWASLMDDISATYWNLGFRVKGIASRQYLNKALEGLQAILKIYTRETFAHSWAMTQNNLGNTFSEQGKRIVGEEGVRLLNEAVKAYKAALTVVSRESLPQKWAMIMNNLGLTLSNIGIRTSDKDSIRLLSEADEAYRLALTVKTLENMPQSWAVTMNNIGIALKERGIRTEGEEGVRLLNEAVKAYNSALMVRTRESLPQDWAVTKYNIGNALKKQGIRTRGEKGLSLLSEAVNAYNDALTVFTRESLPMGWASTQNNMGNALKEQGIRTDGIEGARLLAEAIKAYKAVLTVDTCDSESQDWAMTQNNLAETYYLMNDWANAVECYCNVLKVYQKYDTAYNRASYIYHEQLFQFDKAYELSYEWVIKLQNVTGSSKSIFIVTNFTTARFDKAEELLAELLPKLNPNDHLYAHLCAIEIANLVALKKTDMVSGKIDALISTIKQQPVDYKIGGAFNGTKHFIKNSEQLKPDSQWLLSFFAAIEDPNRDTIIKGLQEVQKDLNKNEKQ
- a CDS encoding tetratricopeptide repeat protein translates to MLGDAVNAYKAALTVRTRESLPQQWAMTQNNMGIALRNQGIRTGGKKGAKLLGDAVDAYKAALTVRTRESLPQDWAMTQNNMGIALQEQALGLKNKLRSDLLQKAVKSFKNALEVRTYEHLPLQWAQTQNNLAGIYSLMNDWANAAGCYCNVLKVYKTDKTAYERAIYIYHEQLFQFDKAYELCFNWVIILKNYAESSKSEFIENNFTTARFDKAEELLTELLPKLSPNNFLYAPLCAIEIANLIALKKAEVVSGKIDALISAIKQQPEDYTIGWTFNGTKHFIENSEQLKPDSKWLISFFEALENPSRNAIVKGLQDVQKEFNKKNRSLI
- a CDS encoding PIN domain-containing protein, encoding MEWINALKGKTVGLDTAPLIYFIEENPAYIETVKLFFEAMDRGDLLVVTSTVTLLEVLVHPLRSNNRELATEYRDILLNSKLMTMEVSNAIAEQSAQLRATHNIRTPDAIQISAALDAGATHFFTNDVRLPDIPSIQIISLDSLV
- a CDS encoding NERD domain-containing protein, whose amino-acid sequence is MFIVLFKVGYKVYHDFPAEKFNIDHIIIGPAGVYAVETKARQKPTTGNNPMPKLFMTGKSFNFRIGWILNLLNRLAGKPNGFLNG
- a CDS encoding nucleotidyltransferase domain-containing protein, whose amino-acid sequence is MAQKRAEEVVQFLFDCLEEKKLNISKIIIFGSQAKGTETEESDIDIIIVSEDFKRKNIFKRADMTKDAEIRTIRKFMVPLDIITITPEEYENKTSLIAEYVHTGKIVYVN